The following are from one region of the Silene latifolia isolate original U9 population chromosome 9, ASM4854445v1, whole genome shotgun sequence genome:
- the LOC141600483 gene encoding magnesium-chelatase subunit ChlH, chloroplastic — MSNSMVSSAFASLPTSTKTDHLSHKSYFLHSFLPNIKRSTSRAITRKNGGGSTTIKCVVAGNGLFTQTSQEVRRIVPKRNSQNQHLPTVKIVYVVLEAQYQSSLSAAVQTLNNPSKYANFEVVGYLVEELRDVNTYQSFCKDLEDANIFIGSLIFVEELAVKVKNAVEKERDRMDAVLVFPSMPEVMRLNKLGSFSMSQLGQSKSPFFQLFKRNKKGGSAGFADSMLKLVRTLPKVLKYLPSDKAQDARLYILSLQFWLGGSPDNLVNFVKMISGSYVPALKGTKIEYADPVLFLDTGIWHPLAPSMYDDVKEYLNWYGTRRDASPKLKSANAPVIGLVLQRSHIVTGDESHYVAVIMELEARGAKVIPIFAGGLDFSGPVEKFFIDPITKKSMVNSVVSLTGFALVGGPARQDHPRAVEALMKLDVPYIVALPLVFQTTEEWLNSTLGLHPIQVALQVALPELDGGMEPIVFSGRDPRTGKSHALHKRVEQLCTRAIKWAELKRKTKAEKKLAITVFSFPPDKGNVGTAAYLNVFASIFAVLEDLKKDGYNVEGLPENAEALIEDVIHDKEAQFNSPNLNVAYKMNVREYQQLTPYSTLLEENWGKAPGNLNSDGENLLVYGKQYGNVFIGVQPTFGYEGDPMRLLFSKSASPHHGFAAYYSFVEKIFGADAVLHFGTHGSLEFMPGKQVGMSDVCYPDSLIGNIPNIYYYAANNPSEATVAKRRSYANTISYLTPPAENAGLYKGLKQLSELISSYQSLKDTGRGQQIVSSIISTARQCNLDKDVDLPEEGVEISAKERDSVVGKVYAKIMEIESRLLPCGLHIIGEPPTALEAVATLVNIAALDRPEEGISAFPSILAECVGREIEDVYRGSDKGVLKDVELLKQITEATRGSIAAFVERTTNDKGQVVNVNDKLSSILGFSLNEPWIQYLSDTQFYRADREKLRVLFGFLGECLKLIVADNELGSLKQALEGKYVEPGPGGDPIRNPKVLPTGKNIHALDPQSIPTTAALQSAKVVVDRLLERQKADNGGKYPETVALVLWGTDNIKTYGESLAQVLWMIGVRPIADAFGRVNKVEPVSLEELGRPRIDVVVNCSGVFRDLFINQMNLLDRAVKMVAELDEPEELNYVRKHAVEQANTLGVDVREAATRIFSNASGSYSSNVNLAVENSSWNDEKQLQDMYLSRKSFAFDSDAPGVGMTEKRKVFEMALATAEATFQNLDSSEISLTDVSHYFDSDPTNLVQGLRKDGKKPNAYIADTTTANAQVRTLSETVRLDARTKLLNPKWYEGMLSTGYEGVREIEKRLTNTVGWSATSGQVDNWVYEEANTTFIKDEEMLKKLMNTNPNSFRKLVQTFLEANGRGYWDTSEENIEQLRQLYTEVEDKIEGVDR; from the exons ATGTCTAATTCCATGGTATCATCGGCATTTGCCAGCTTACCAACTTCAACAAAAACTGACCATCTTTCTCACAAAAGCTACTTTCTTCACTCTTTTCTACCTAATATTAAAAGATCAACTTCCAGAGCTATTACTAGAAAGAATGGTGGTGGTAGTACTACAATCAAGTGTGTTGTTGCTGGTAATGGTCTTTTCACTCAAACTTCCCAAGAAGTTAGACGAATTGTCCCCAAAAGGAACTCCCAAAACCAACACTTACCTACTGTTAAAATTGTCTATGTTGTCTTAGAAGCTCAGTACCAATCATCCCTTTCCGCCGCTGTCCAAACCCTAAACAATCCTTCTAAATATGCTAATTTTGAGGTTGTTGGTTACTTAGTTGAGGAGCTTAGGGATGTTAACACTTATCAATCTTTCTGTAAAGACCTTGAGGATGCCAACATTTTTATTGGGTCTTTAATTTTCGTGGAGGAGCTTGCTGTTAAGGTTAAGAATGCTGTGGAGAAGGAGCGTGATCGGATGGATGCCGTCCTCGTTTTCCCTTCAATGCCTGAGGTTATGAGGCTTAATAAGTTGGGTTCTTTTAGCATGTCTCAACTTGGTCAATCAAAGAGTCCTTTTTTCCAGCtttttaaaagaaataaaaaaggcGGTAGTGCTGGTTTTGCTGACAGTATGCTCAAACTAGTCAGGACTTTGCCTAAAGTCTTAAAGTACTTGCCTAGTGATAAAGCTCAGGATGCTAGGCTTTACATCCTTAGTCTCCAATTCTGGCTTGGCGGTTCCCCTgataatttggttaactttgtcAAGATGATATCCGGCTCTTATGTTCCTGCATTGAAAGGGACAAAAATCGAGTATGCAGACCCGGTTTTGTTCTTGGATACCGGAATTTGGCACCCCCTTGCCCCGTCTATGTATGACGATGTTAAGGAGTACTTGAATTGGTATGGGACAAGGAGGGATGCGAGTCCAAAACTTAAGTCTGCCAATGCACCAGTCATTGGGTTGGTTCTTCAAAGGAGTCATATTGTTACAGGTGATGAGAGTCACTATGTGGCTGTCATCATGGAGTTGGAGGCAAGAGGTGCTAAGGTGATACCCATTTTCGCCGGTGGGCTTGATTTTTCAGGACCCGTTGAGAAGTTCTTCATTGATCCAATCACAAAGAAGTCAATGGTGAATTCAGTTGTGTCACTCACTGGTTTTGCTCTTGTTGGGGGACCAGCAAGGCAGGATCATCCTAGAGCTGTTGAAGCATTGATGAAGCTGGATGTGCCTTACATTGTTGCATTGCCCTTGGTCTTCCAGACCACCGAGGAGTGGCTAAATAGTACCTTGGGTTTGCATCCTATTCAGGTTGCTTTGCAGGTTGCTCTTCCTGAGCTCGATGGCGGCATGGAGCCCATTGTTTTCTCTGGTCGTGATCCCAGAACAG GAAAATCACATGCTCTTCACAAGAGAGTGGAACAGCTCTGCACTAGAGCCATCAAATGGGCTGAGTTGAAGAGGAAAACTAAG GCTGAGAAGAAGTTAGCCATCACAGTCTTTAGCTTCCCTCCAGACAAAGGGAATGTTGGAACTGCTGCCTACTTGAATGTGTTTGCATCCATTTTTGCTGTCTTGGAAGACCTCAAAAAAGACGGTTATAATGTTGAGGGGCTCCCAGAGAATGCAGAAGCCTTGATTGAAGATGTAATCCATGACAAAGAAGCTCAATTTAACAGCCCCAATCTCAATGTTGCATACAAAATGAATGTTAGGGAATACCAGCAGCTAACTCCTTATTCAACACTCTTGGAAGAAAACTGGGGAAAAGCCCCCGGCAATCTGAATTCTGATGGAGAGAATCTGTTGGTCTACGGGAAACAGTATGGAAATGTCTTCATTGGAGTTCAGCCGACTTTTGGTTATGAAGGGGATCCAATGAGGCTGCTTTTCTCAAAATCAGCCAGCCCTCACCATGGCTTTGCTGCGTATTACTCATTTGTTGAGAAAATATTTGGAGCTGATGCTGTTCTCCACTTCGGCACTCACGGATCACTTGAATTTATGCCTGGCAAGCAGGTGGGAATGAGTGATGTCTGTTACCCTGACAGTCTCATTGGGAACATTCCGAATATCTATTACTATGCGGCTAACAACCCCTCTGAAGCTACAGTTGCCAAACGGCGAAGCTATGCCAACACTATCAGCTATTTGACACCTCCAGCTGAAAATGCCGGGCTTTACAAGGGTCTCAAACAGCTGAGTGAACTTATTTCCTCCTACCAATCCCTTAAAGACACTGGACGTGGCCAGCAGATCGTGAGTTCCATCATCAGCACAGCCAGGCAATGCAATCTTGACAAAGATGTGGATCTTCCTGAGGAAGGAGTTGAAATCTCTGCTAAGGAAAGGGACTCTGTGGTTGGAAAAGTGTATGCTAAGATCATGGAGATCGAGTCCAGGCTTTTGCCTTGTGGGCTCCACATTATCGGAGAGCCTCCTACGGCGTTGGAAGCAGTTGCCACATTGGTTAACATTGCAGCCTTAGACCGTCCTGAAGAAGGAATTTCGGCATTCCCGTCTATACTGGCTGAGTGTGTTGGAAGGGAGATAGAGGATGTGTATAGAGGGAGTGACAAGGGAGTGTTGAAAGATGTTGAGTTGCTTAAACAAATAACCGAGGCTACACGTGGGTCCATTGCAGCATTCGTGGAGAGAACAACTAATGATAAGGGTCAAGTTGTTAATGTCAATGACAAGTTGTCTTCAATTCTGGGCTTCAGTTTGAATGAGCCATGGATTCAGTACTTATCCGACACTCAATTTTACAGAGCCGATAGGGAGAAATTGAGAGTTCTGTTTGGATTCTTAGGGGAATGTCTGAAGCTTATTGTGGCCGATAATGAATTGGGAAGTTTGAAGCAAGCCCTTGAAGGAAAATACGTGGAGCCAGGTCCTGGTGGTGACCCAATTAGGAACCCTAAAGTGCTGCCTACTGGGAAGAACATTCATGCATTGGACCCACAATCCATCCCTACAACTGCAGCATTGCAAAGTGCTAAAGTGGTTGTGGATAGGCTGCTTGAGCGTCAGAAGGCTGACAATGGTGGGAAATATCCCGAGACAGTCGCACTTGTATTGTGGGGAACTGATAACATCAAGACTTACGGAGAGTCACTTGCTCAGGTCCTGTGGATGATTGGGGTGAGGCCTATTGCTGATGCATTTGGTAGAGTCAACAAGGTGGAACCAGTTAGCCTTGAGGAGCTTGGAAGGCCTAGAATTGATGTTGTTGTCAACTGCTCAGGAGTTTTCAGAGATCTGTTTATCAACCAG ATGAACCTTCTTGATCGGGCTGTTAAAATGGTGGCCGAGCTTGATGAGCCAGAGGAGCTGAACTATGTCAGGAAACACGCAGTTGAACAAGCCAATACTCTTGGTGTTGATGTGAGAGAGGCGGCCACACGGATTTTCTCCAATGCGTCAGGCTCCTATTCCTCAAACGTCAACCTTGCTGTCGAAAACTCTTCTTGGAATGACGAGAAACAGCTGCAAGACATGTACTTGAGCAGGAAGTCATTTGCCTTCGACAGTGATGCTCCCGGTGTAGGGATGACTGAGAAGCGCAAGGTGTTTGAAATGGCTCTAGCCACAGCTGAAGCAACATTCCAGAATCTGGACTCATCTGAGATTTCTTTAACTGATGTGAGCCACTACTTTGACTCGGATCCCACAAACCTGGTACAGGGCCTGAGAAAGGACGGGAAGAAGCCGAATGCTTATATTGCTGACACTACCACAGCTAATGCCCAG GTACGTACTCTGTCTGAGACAGTTCGTCTAGATGCAAGAACAAAGCTGTTGAACCCAAAGTGGTATGAAGGAATGCTGTCAACAGGATATGAGGGTGTACGTGAGATCGAGAAACGACTGACCAATACAGTAGGATGGAGTGCAACCTCAGGGCAGGTGGACAATTGGGTATATGAAGAGGCCAACACAACCTTCATAAAAGATGAAGAGATGTTAAAGAAGCTAATGAACACCAACCCCAACTCTTTCAGGAAATTGGTTCAAACATTCTTAGAGGCCAACGGAAGGGGTTACTGGGATACATCGGAGGAAAACATTGAACAGTTGAGGCAGTTGTATACTGAAGTCGAAGACAAGATTGAAGGAGTTGATAGGTGA
- the LOC141600485 gene encoding uncharacterized protein LOC141600485 isoform X1, with protein MNSTAIEALGHLFKLTEIFIEDDGYSSTVIQQSTLPKHIRFKDDDDDDSSAKIRSNATLESSGGDASLVVDHQSVTEEMTILGLPLSFRTNKQNGVGQIKRKSKIAQHSQQRPDEQVEESCKMNEEVPDQSEHIHDSSPKTEAIMDGSVGVDLQMNIEIMSEEDRPDLLTASTSSGSNMLDDHIEDDMYLTGQLKALGSILSSSIMQPESSHSTIVEQPVLSDLSEETHNVVANDQEYKDSGRCCGTCGDWGAYWDCFYLRYYFYNSETKESTWHPPPGMENFASSESCCSVDASNVGLSMAAGLGKDQSEEAHSIRYELVDKVDLNNINKESGGNVLVAASLSSPSSDESRILDNHCKDDFHTMDTSVGTIQSTKRKVRRRRRRKSIANSEANELYEAEESYIDITKYWCQRYLLFSKFDHGIKMDEEGWFSVTPEAIARHQASRCGGGTIVDCFAGVGGNAIQFAKTSKHVVAIDIDPNKIDYAYHNAAIYGVQDNIDFVTGDSLSLASELKADSVFLSPPWGGPDYVKVQRYSIHMLQPYDGQLLFDTFKVTARMIIMFLPRNVDIEELAELSLSADPPWSLEVEKNYLNGKLKAVTAYFSRMLG; from the exons ATGAATTCGACAGCAATAGAGGCACTTGGTCATCTCTTCAAACTCACTGAAATCTTCATTGA GGACGATGGTTATTCTTCTACTGTTATTCAACAATCTACCTTACCCAAACACATC AGATTCAaggatgacgatgacgatgattCTAGTGCCAAAATTAGGTCTAATGCCACCCTGGAATCCTCAGGTG GAGATGCATCATTAGTTGTTGATCATCAAAGTGTCACTGAGGAGATGACTATTCTTGGCCTTCCTTTGTCGTTCCGAACTAATAAACAA AATGGGGTCGGGCAAATTAAGAGGAAAAGTAAAATTGCTCAACATAGTCAGCAGAGGCCTGATGAGCAAGTTGAAGAATCTTGCAAGATGAATGAAGAGGTGCCTGATCAATCTGAGCATATCCACGACAGTTCGCCCAAAACTGAAGCAATTATGGATGGCTCGGTGGGGGTTGATTTGCAGATGAATATCGAAATAATGTCTGAAGAGGATAGACCCGACTTACTCACGGCAAGCACATCTTCTGGAAGCAACATGCTTGATGACCACATCGAGGACGATATGTATTTAACCGGGCAGCTCAAAGCACTGGGCTCGATCTTGAGCAGCAGTATAATGCAACCAGAGAGCTCTCATTCTACTATTGTGGAGCAGCCCGTGCTATCTGATTTGTCTGAAGAAACCCATAACGTTGTGGCTAACGATCAAGAATACAAAGATAGTGGTAGATGCTGTGGCACTTGTGGCGATTGGGGTGCTTATTGGGACTGTTTCTATTTGAGATACTATTTTTATAATTCTGAAACCAAGGAGTCTACCTGGCATCCACCTCCAGGTATGGAAAACTTTGCATCTAGTGAAAGTTGTTGCTCAGTTGATGCATCTAATGTGGGGTTATCGATGGCCGCCGGTCTCGGGAAAGACCAAAGTGAAGAAGCTCATTCCATTAGATATGAGCTGGTTGATAAAGTTgacttaaataatataaacaaAGAGTCGGGTGGCAATGTACTAGTTGCTGCTAGTTTATCATCTCCAAGTTCAGACGAGTCTCGTATTCTTGACAACCATTGCAAAGATGACTTTCATACGATGGATACATCTGTTGGTACCATACAGTCGACCAAGAGGAAAGttcggaggaggaggaggaggaaatcAATTGCGAACAGTGAGGCTAATGAGTTGTATGAAGCTGAAGAAAGTTATATTGATATAACAAAATATTGGTGTCAAAGATATCTATTGTTTTCGAAATTTGATCATGGTATTAAGATGGATGAAGAAGGGTGGTTTTCTGTCACTCCTGAAGCGATAGCTAGGCACCAAGCTTCACGTTGTGGAGGTGGCACTATTGTTGATTGCTTTGCTGGAGTTGGTGGCAATGCCATACAGTTTGCCAAGACAAGTAAACATGTGGTTGCCATCGATATTGATCCAAATAAAATTGATTATGCGTATCATAATGCAGCAATCTACGGGGTTCAAGACAATATTGATTTTGTAACGGGGGATTCTCTTTCACTGGCGTCCGAATTAAAGGCTGATTCAGTGTTTTTATCACCTCCATGGGGAGGGCCTGATTATGTTAAAGTCCAGCGTTATAGCATACACATGCTTCAGCCATATGATGGGCAGCTTCTTTTCGACACTTTCAAGGTAACGGCCCGAATGATAATTATGTTCTTGCCTAGAAATGTTGATATTGAAGAGTTGGCTGAACTATCTTTATCGGCCGATCCTCCATGGTCACTGGAAGTTGAGAAAAATTACTTGAATGGCAAGCTCAAAGCCGTTACTGCCTACTTCAGTAGGATGTTAGGATGA
- the LOC141600485 gene encoding uncharacterized protein LOC141600485 isoform X2, whose translation MNSTAIEALGHLFKLTEIFIEDDGYSSTVIQQSTLPKHIRFKDDDDDDSSAKIRSNATLESSGDASLVVDHQSVTEEMTILGLPLSFRTNKQNGVGQIKRKSKIAQHSQQRPDEQVEESCKMNEEVPDQSEHIHDSSPKTEAIMDGSVGVDLQMNIEIMSEEDRPDLLTASTSSGSNMLDDHIEDDMYLTGQLKALGSILSSSIMQPESSHSTIVEQPVLSDLSEETHNVVANDQEYKDSGRCCGTCGDWGAYWDCFYLRYYFYNSETKESTWHPPPGMENFASSESCCSVDASNVGLSMAAGLGKDQSEEAHSIRYELVDKVDLNNINKESGGNVLVAASLSSPSSDESRILDNHCKDDFHTMDTSVGTIQSTKRKVRRRRRRKSIANSEANELYEAEESYIDITKYWCQRYLLFSKFDHGIKMDEEGWFSVTPEAIARHQASRCGGGTIVDCFAGVGGNAIQFAKTSKHVVAIDIDPNKIDYAYHNAAIYGVQDNIDFVTGDSLSLASELKADSVFLSPPWGGPDYVKVQRYSIHMLQPYDGQLLFDTFKVTARMIIMFLPRNVDIEELAELSLSADPPWSLEVEKNYLNGKLKAVTAYFSRMLG comes from the exons ATGAATTCGACAGCAATAGAGGCACTTGGTCATCTCTTCAAACTCACTGAAATCTTCATTGA GGACGATGGTTATTCTTCTACTGTTATTCAACAATCTACCTTACCCAAACACATC AGATTCAaggatgacgatgacgatgattCTAGTGCCAAAATTAGGTCTAATGCCACCCTGGAATCCTCAG GAGATGCATCATTAGTTGTTGATCATCAAAGTGTCACTGAGGAGATGACTATTCTTGGCCTTCCTTTGTCGTTCCGAACTAATAAACAA AATGGGGTCGGGCAAATTAAGAGGAAAAGTAAAATTGCTCAACATAGTCAGCAGAGGCCTGATGAGCAAGTTGAAGAATCTTGCAAGATGAATGAAGAGGTGCCTGATCAATCTGAGCATATCCACGACAGTTCGCCCAAAACTGAAGCAATTATGGATGGCTCGGTGGGGGTTGATTTGCAGATGAATATCGAAATAATGTCTGAAGAGGATAGACCCGACTTACTCACGGCAAGCACATCTTCTGGAAGCAACATGCTTGATGACCACATCGAGGACGATATGTATTTAACCGGGCAGCTCAAAGCACTGGGCTCGATCTTGAGCAGCAGTATAATGCAACCAGAGAGCTCTCATTCTACTATTGTGGAGCAGCCCGTGCTATCTGATTTGTCTGAAGAAACCCATAACGTTGTGGCTAACGATCAAGAATACAAAGATAGTGGTAGATGCTGTGGCACTTGTGGCGATTGGGGTGCTTATTGGGACTGTTTCTATTTGAGATACTATTTTTATAATTCTGAAACCAAGGAGTCTACCTGGCATCCACCTCCAGGTATGGAAAACTTTGCATCTAGTGAAAGTTGTTGCTCAGTTGATGCATCTAATGTGGGGTTATCGATGGCCGCCGGTCTCGGGAAAGACCAAAGTGAAGAAGCTCATTCCATTAGATATGAGCTGGTTGATAAAGTTgacttaaataatataaacaaAGAGTCGGGTGGCAATGTACTAGTTGCTGCTAGTTTATCATCTCCAAGTTCAGACGAGTCTCGTATTCTTGACAACCATTGCAAAGATGACTTTCATACGATGGATACATCTGTTGGTACCATACAGTCGACCAAGAGGAAAGttcggaggaggaggaggaggaaatcAATTGCGAACAGTGAGGCTAATGAGTTGTATGAAGCTGAAGAAAGTTATATTGATATAACAAAATATTGGTGTCAAAGATATCTATTGTTTTCGAAATTTGATCATGGTATTAAGATGGATGAAGAAGGGTGGTTTTCTGTCACTCCTGAAGCGATAGCTAGGCACCAAGCTTCACGTTGTGGAGGTGGCACTATTGTTGATTGCTTTGCTGGAGTTGGTGGCAATGCCATACAGTTTGCCAAGACAAGTAAACATGTGGTTGCCATCGATATTGATCCAAATAAAATTGATTATGCGTATCATAATGCAGCAATCTACGGGGTTCAAGACAATATTGATTTTGTAACGGGGGATTCTCTTTCACTGGCGTCCGAATTAAAGGCTGATTCAGTGTTTTTATCACCTCCATGGGGAGGGCCTGATTATGTTAAAGTCCAGCGTTATAGCATACACATGCTTCAGCCATATGATGGGCAGCTTCTTTTCGACACTTTCAAGGTAACGGCCCGAATGATAATTATGTTCTTGCCTAGAAATGTTGATATTGAAGAGTTGGCTGAACTATCTTTATCGGCCGATCCTCCATGGTCACTGGAAGTTGAGAAAAATTACTTGAATGGCAAGCTCAAAGCCGTTACTGCCTACTTCAGTAGGATGTTAGGATGA